The Candidatus Sphingomonas colombiensis genome contains the following window.
GTCGGTCGCCGCTGCCGGATACGGCCCGCCCTGTGGCAATTCCGCCGGCACCGCGCCGACTGGCCGAACATATTTCGGGGCGAGGTTACACGCCGAGAGCGCGGTCGCGCAGGCGAGAAGGGCAACGATATTATGGCGGCGGTTCACGCGGAAACTCCCTGCGGCGCGGTGCCGGCATCCGGCTCGGCATGATTGTCGCGGTGGCCGAACATCCGCAGCACGACGACGAAGAACATCGGGACGAAGAAGATCGCCAGTACCGTGGCGGACAGCATGCCGCCGACCACCGATCGGCCGATCGCATTCTGCCCACCGGCGCCCGCGCCGGTGGTGATCGCCAGTGGCATCACGCCGAACACGAAGGCGAAGCTGGTCATCAGGATCGGGCGCAGCCGCAGCTTCGCGGCTTCGATCGCGGCGTCGAACGGGCGCATCCCCTCCGCGATCCGCTCCTCGGCGAATTCCACGATCAGGATCGCGTTCTTCGCCGACACGCCGATCGTGGTGATCAGGCCGACCTGAAGATAGATGTCATTGTTCAGCCCCGTCAGTGTCGCCGCCAGCAACGCGCCGACGACACCCAGCGGCACCACCAGGATGACCGAGACCGGCACCGACCAGCTTTCGTAAAGGGCGGCAAGGCACAGGAACACGATCAGTAGCGAGAGAGCATAAAGGGCAGGTGCCTGCCCGCTCGACAGACGCTCCTCATAGGAAAGCCCGGTCCATTCGAGGGTGGTGCCCGGCGGCAGCTTTGCCTGCATCTCCTCCATCGCCTGCATCGCGGTGCCGGTGCTGACGCCGGGGCCAGCGCCGCCCTGAATCTCCATCGCCGACTGGCCGTTATAGCGCGTGAGCTGCACCGGCCCCTTGGCCCATTCGAGCGTCGAGAAAGCGCTGAACGGCACCATCTGACCGCCCGAACCACGGACGTAGAAACTGGCGAGATCCTCCGGCCGGACGCGATAGGGCTCGTCCGCCTGAATATAGACGCGCTTCACGCGCCCGCGATCGACGAAGTCGTTGATATAGGCGCCGCCCCAGGCAGTCGAAATCGTCGAGTTGATCGACGCGAGATCGAGCCCCAGCGCGCGCGCCTTGTCCTGATCGACGTTGATGTTGAGCTGCGGCGCATCCTCCAGGTTCACCGGGCGGGCCTGCGAGACGCGTTTGTCCTGCGCCGCCATGCCGAGCAGCATGTTGCGCGCCTCCGTCAGCTTTTCGTGCCCGATATTGCCGGTATCGACGAGTTGCATGTCGAAGCCGGTGGCATTGCCGAGCTGGGCCACGGCCGGCGGCACCAGCGCGAAGATCATGCCGTCCTTATATTGCGAAAAGGCCTTGCTCGCGCGGGCGGCAAGCGCCTGCACCTTGTTGTCGGCACCGGGGCGCTCGTCCCAGGGCTTCAGGCTGACGAAGGCGAGGCCGGCATTCTGGCCCTGCCCGGCGAAGCTGAAGCCGTTGATCGTGAACACCGCCTCCACAGACTTTTCGCTGAGGAAGTGGCTGCGGACCAGCTCCAGCCCCTTTTCGGTTCGTGTGGTTGTCGCGCCCGACGGCCCCTGAACCAGCGCGATCAGCGCGCCCTGATCCTCATCCGGCAGGAACGCGCTCGGCAAGCGCACGAACAGCAGCGCCATGCCGATGACGATCAGCAGATAGACCAGAATCGAACGCTTCCAGTTCCGCGTCGTGCTTCGCACGCCCTTTTCATAGCGCGCACGCCCGTTATCGAAAGTGCGGTTGAACCAGCGGAAGAAGCGCGCGAGCAGGCCATCGCCCTCATGCTTGGTCGGATCGTGCGGCCTCAGCAGCGTTGCGCAGAGCGCGGGCGTCAGGATGAGCGCGACCGCGACGGAGAGGACCATCGCCGAGACGATCGTGATCGAGAACTGGCGATAGATAACCCCGGTGGAGCCACCGAAGAACGCCATCGGCAGGAACACTGCGGACAACACCATGCCGATGCCGATCAGCGCGCCGCTGATCTCGTCCATCGATTTGCGTGCCGCGTCGCGCGGATGCAGCCCCTCATCGACGATCAATCGTTCGACATTCTCCACCACGACGATCGCGTCGTCGACCAGCAAGCCGATCGCCAGCACCATCCCGAACAATGTGAGCGTGTTGATGGTGAACCCGGCCACCGCCATCACCCCGAACGTGCCGAGCAGCACCACCGGCACCGCGATCGTCGGGATCAGGGTCGCGCGCCAGTTCTGCAGGAACAGGAACATGACGAGGAAGACGAGAACCACCGCCTCGAACAGGGTGTGGACGACCTGTTTCACCGACAGCCGCACGAACGGCGTCGTATCGTAAGGATAGGAGACGCGAACGTCGGCGGGCAGCCCCTTGGCGATTTCCTCGACGCGCGCCTTCACGGCCTCCACCGTGGCGAGCGCATTGGCGCCCGACGCCAGCTTTACGCCAAAACCAGATGCGGGCTGGCCGTTGTAGCGTGTGTCGAAACCGTAATTCTCCGCGCCCAATTCAGTGCGCGCGACGTCTGACAGGCGCACGACAGAACCGTCCGGGCCGTTCTTCAGCCGGATCGCGCCGAACTGCTGGGGCGTCTGGAGGCGGGACTGCACCGATACGGTGGCGTTGAGCATCTGCTCCTTCGGCGCGGGCTGCGCACCGATCTGCCCGGCGGAAACCTGCGCGTTCTGCGCCCGCACCGCCGTCATCACATCCGCGATGGTAAGCTGATAGGCATTGAGTTTCGGCGGATCGACCCAGATGCGCATCGCATATTGCGCGCCGAACACCTGAATCTCGCCGACCCCGCTGATCCGGCTGACCGGATCCTGAAGCCGCGACACCACCATATCGGCAAGGTCGGTGGCGCTGTGCGATCCGTCCTTCGAATAGAGGCCGACGATAACGAGGAAGCTCGCCGCCGACTTCTGCACCTGCAAGCCCTGTTGCTGCACTTCCTGCGGGAGCAGGGGGGTCGCGGCCTGAAGTTTGTTCTGGACCTGGACCTGCGCGATATCAGGATTGGTGCCCTGTTCGAACGTCAGCGTGATCGTCACCATCCCTGCAGAGGAGGATGAGGACGAGAAATAGCGCAGGTGGTCGATGCCCTTGAGCTGCTGCTCGATGACCTGGGTGGTCGTTCGTTCCAGCGTTTCGGCATCGGCGCCGGGATAGACGGCGGCGATCGACACCGTCGGCGGCGCGATCTCCGGGAATTGCGCCACCGGCAGCGTTCGGATCGCGAGCGCGCCGGCGAGCATCATGATGATCGCGATGACCCATGCGAAGATCGGGCGATCGATGAAATAGCGGGACATATGGGCTTACTTCGCCTGTGCCTGCGCGGCGGCCTTTGGCGCCGCCGCGTCGTCTTTGGGTGAATAGGCCACTGCTTTCACCGGCATGCCGGGCCGCAGCATCATGCCGCCTTCGACCACCACTCGCTCGCCTTCCTTCAGGCCGCCGGTGACCAGCCATGAATCGCCGACCGTCCGCGCCGTCTCGATCACGCGCTGCTCGACCTTGTTGTCCTTGCCGACGACCATGACGGTCGGGTGTCCGCGCTCGTCCCGGCTGACGGTGCGCTGCGGGACGAGCAGCCCCTGCGCCTGCGTTCCCTCGACCAGTTGCCCGCGGACGTACATCCCGGGCAGCAGCAGGCCGTGCGGATTGGCGAAGCGGATGCGGATCGCCTGACTGCCCGTCGTCGGGTCGACCGACACATCGGTGAACTTCAGCTCGCCTTCGATCGGATAGGTGGTGCCATCCTCCAGCTTCAGCTGCACGCGCGCTGCGCCGCCCTCGCGAGACAATTGCCCCGCCATGATCTGCTGGCGCAGCTTGAGCACTTCCGCGCTCGATTGCTGCACGTCGACATAGATCGGATCGAGCCGCTGGATCGTCGCCAGCGCATTCGCCTGCGACGCGGTGACCAGCGCGCCGGTGGTGAAATCCGAACGCCCGATCCGCCCCGAGATCGGCGCGCGGATCGTGGTGCGCCCAAGATCGATCCGAGCCGAGTTCAGCGCGGCCTGTTGCGCGGACACATCGGCACGCGCCTGCGCCGCCTGCGTCACCGCATTGTCGTAATCCTGCCGGGCGACCGCGTTGATCTTGATCAGCTCGTCATAACGCCGCGCGAGCGCGCTGGTGGAGGCGATCGCCGCCTTGGCCCGCGCCAGCGCGGCAGCCGCGCTCGCCTCGCTCGCTTTGTAGGGCTGGGGATCGATCCGATAGAGCGGCTGGCCCTGACGAACCGAATCGCCCTCCTCGAACAGGCGCGCGAGGATCAGGCCATTGACCTGTGGGCGGACCTCCGACGTCTCATAGGCCACCGTGCGGCCCGGCAGTTCGGTCGTCAGGGTGACCGGCTGCGACCGCACGGTCACGACGCTGACCTGCATCGGCCCCTGCTGCGCAGGGGGAGCCCCCGAGCCACAGGCCGACAGCAGCAGAGCGACCGCGATTGCCGACGCAAACTTTGTCATGAAAGTCCCCAGATTTTATGCTACTTTCGTGAGTGAACGTTCACTCACGATTTCACGCGAACTACGCCTGCCCAAAACCATGAGCAAGCGATAAAGGTTCGAGACGGAGAATTTTTTTGCAGCGCAACATGTCGAGTCGTGCCGCTCGCGCCATGGAGCGGAGGGATCATATCCTTGAAATATCGCGCAATTTGTTCGTCGAGAACGGTTTTCACGGCACTGGCGTCGCGCAGATCGCGGCGGCGACTGGAGTGAAGGTCGGGCAAATCTATCGCGACTTTTCGTGCAAGGAAGACATTATCGCCGCGCTCGCGCTCCGCGATTTCTCGCAATTCCTTGATGAGGCGAACCTCAACGACGCGATCGCGGCGGGAGACCGGGTGGCGATCCGCGAGTGGATATTATCATTCACGAGCTATGATGAGGATGTGGACGGCTATCGCCTGATGCCCGAAATCATGGCGGAATCGGCGCGCAATCCCCGGATCGCGCAATTGCAGGAGGAGATGCGCGATCAGGTGCGGCGCGCGCTGATCGCCGCGCTCTCCGCCTGCGCGCCGGATGAGCGACTTGCGGATCTGCGGTGTGATCTGGCGGATCTCATCGCCACATTGGGCAGCGGATTGTGCCAATGGATCGTCATGGCCGAACGGAACGGGCGAGGGCACCAGACGCTGTGCGCGCAATTGCGCTCGATCGTGGAGCGGGAATTGGATACACTTGAGGAGCGTAGCGCAACCCCCACCCTATCCCAGATCTTCGGATCGAGCGATCAACTCGAGCCGGCTTCGGAGCCGACAGGTTTCGTCATCCATCGATAGGCGCGATCTTGGGCGGTGCTTTCATCATGCGTTGAGGCCGTTCAGCCAGGAATGCACCGTCTCGATGCAATGAGCCGGCGCATTCCTGCTGACGATATCGCGCTATTTCATCGCGGCCAGCGCGTAGAGCGTGTCGACATAGAATTTCTGCATCCCCGACAGGCCGAAAACCTTCGAACCCGGCTTCGGATCGATCAGTAGATATTCGTTCGGCGCATGAGCGTCCGCGCCATGGCCGATCGACAGGGTGACGTCGGGCAGGCCCAAAGTCTGGGTGAAGACATAGCTCGGCCGGCTGCCCCCCGAGCGCGGCGATACATCCACCGGAAGCCCGTATTTATTGTAGGTGGACAACACTGCGCGCACCAGCGGCGCGTCGACCGAGGTCTGCGACGGCGGATAGCCGCCAAGCAGCCGCACCTCGATATCGCCGAAGCCCTTGGCGACGAGATGCTGTTTGAGCAGGCGCAGCGACTCTTCCGGCGTCTGATCGGGCACCAGACGGCTGTCGAGCTTCGCCAGCGCGCGGTTGGGCAGGATTGTCTTGACGCCCGGCCCGCCATAGCCGCTCGACAGGCCGTCGATATTGAGCGTTGTGTCGAACAGATAGCGCGTCAGCGAAGTGCGCGCGTCCAGATTGTCGTACCAGTGATCGACGGAAAACGCTTTGCGGGTATTGCCGTCGCCTTTGATCCAGCCGGGCAGCGTTCCGTTGAAGAGATATTGCTCCTCCGCATTGGGCTTGCGGATCTTGTCATAATAGCCCGGAATCATGATCGTGTTGCCGTCGGGCGAGGTGAGCGTGGCCAGCGCCTGCGTCAGACGCCAGGCGGGGGCGTCGGTGGTGGCCTTCCAGCTCGAATGGATTTCGGCTTTCTGCGGGCCGCCGGCCTGCGAAGATCCCTTCGCCTCCAGCTCGACATAGACGAGGCCCTTGTTACCGAGCTGGAACGACACCGCGCCGTCGACCGGCGATTGGCCGCCGCCCGGATAGATCGCGCCAGACGCCGTCTTCAGGCGGTCTTTGAACTTGGCGATCAGCTCCGGATAATGCGGCGAGCCCAGTTCCTCCTCGCTCTCGGCAAGGATCATGAGGTTGACCGGCAATTTCTTGCGGGTGGCGATGATCGCCTCGATCGCGTTGAGGAAGGCGCGTTCCGGGCCCTTGGTGTTGGTCGCGCCGCGCGCCATCAGCACCTTGCCGAGCGGGTGATCGACTAGCGCGCCCTCGAACGGCTTGACCTGCCAGTCCTTCTCCTCGACCGGCTGCACGTCGAGCATCATATAGACCACCAGCGTCTTGGCCGCGCCGGCATCGTAATATCCCCACACGCCCGGATGGCCCGAGGTGGGAACAACCTCCGCCTCCTGGAAGCCGATCTTCTTGAGATCGGCAGCCACCAGCGCGGCCATTTCCTTTACGCCATTGTTCTCGGCGCTGATCGAAGGTTGGCGCACCCAGCGCTGGAGATTGGCGACGTCGCTGTCCTTATGCGCGTCGATATAGGCGTAGATATCCTTGTGATCGCCCTTGTAGGCGGGGATTTTCGCCATGCTGAAGCCGGGGCCGGCGGGGATAGTGATATCCGGCCGTGGGCTCGCCGGTTCGGCGAACGCCACCGAGCTGAGGCAAGAGGAGGCCGCGAGCAGCGGCACGAGTAAACGAACGAACTTGCTCACGACCTTGATCTCCCGTTTTGTTAAGTCCTAATCCGGCAGTTTGACCTTGCCGTCCTTCTTCAACACGTCGCCGCCCTTCATCACGAAAGCGACATGCTGTAGCCGGGTGATGTCGGCGAGCGGATCGCCGTCCACCGCGACGATATCGGCATAGCGGCCCGCCTGGACCGATCCGATATCCTGCGGCGCGCCGATCAGTTCGGCCGCGTTGCGGGTGCCGGCGAAGATCGCGTCCATCGGCGTCAGCCCTGCCTTCACCAGCAGCGCGAACTCCTCCGCCTTGTTGCGATCGCCAAGTCCGGTGAAATCGGTGCCGAGCGCGATTTTCACCCCGGCCTTATAGGCGCGGCCGGCATTGCCGATCATCGTCGGCGTCACCGCGATCGCCTTTTCCGCCACCGTCGGCGGCAGGTTTTGCGGCGTCTTCACCGCGGTCTGGTAGATCCAGTCGGCGACAAGCAGGGTGGGGACGAGGAAGGTGCCACGCTCCTTCATCAGCTTGTAGCTTGTGGCATCGGCATAAGTGCCATGCTCGATCGAATCTACGCCCGCCTCAACCGCGTGGTTGATCGCCTTGTTGCCATGGACGTGCGCGGCGACCTTGAGGCCGAGCGAATGCGCGGTCTCGGTGACCGCGCGCATCTCTGCGTCGGTCATCGTCATGTGGTTGGGATCGTCACCGATCGAGCCCACGCCGCCGGACGGCATGATCTTGATCAGATTGGCGCCATCGCGGCGATGCTGGCGCACCTTTACCCGTGCATCCTCCGCCCCATCGACGATCGACAGGTCACGGCCATCGAAATGGACGCCGGGCTGCATCCCGTTCTGTGGATCGGAATGGCCGCCGGTGGCCGACAGCGGCTGCATCGCGGTCCAGATACGCGGGCCGATCACCTGTTTGGCGGCGATGGCGCGCTGGAGCGCCGGCCCCTCGATACGGCCGGAGCCGCAATCGCGCACGGCGGTGAAGCCCTGATCGATGTCACGCTCCGCGTTGCGGAGCGCGGTGATCACCCCGTCCGCCTCGTTGCGCGTGAAACGACCGAGCACGGCCCAGTCGGCATCCATCGAGATGTGATCGTGCGTATCGATAAAGCCGGGCAGCACCGTCTTGGTCGACAGGTCGATCACCTCGGCGCCTGCCGGCGTAACGAAGCCGTTTTGCACGCCGGTGATGCGATCGTCGCGGATGATGATCGACACCTGACGCTTAGGCGTTGCCGATACGCCATCGATCAACGTGCCGGCATGAACCACCACGTCCTTGGCCGTCGCCGCCGGGGCTATCGCTAGCAATGCGCAGGCGCCGAGCAGCGCACCGAGTGTTTTCCTTGCAGTGCTCATCGAACCATCTTCCCGCCAGTTTTCAGCACTTCGCCGCCCTTCATGACGAACTCGACGCGCTGAAGCGTGGTGATGTCAGCGAGCGGATCGCCCTCGACCGCGACGATATCGGCGTAACGCCCCGTCTGGACCGAGCCGATATCCTGCGGCGTGCCGATCAGTTCGGCGGCGTTGCGGGTGGCGGTGAAGATCGCGTCCATCGGCGTCAGGCCGGCCTTGACCAGCAGCGCGAATTCCTCGGCCTTGTTGCGATCCGACGTGGCGCCCTGATCGGTGCCGAACGCGATCTTGACCCCAGCCTTATAGGCGCGGCCAGCGTTGCCGACCATCACCGGTGTCACCGCGATCGCCTTGTCCGCCACCGTCGGCGGCAGGGTTTCGGGATGCTTGATGGCATTCTGGTAGATCGCATCTGCGACGAGCAGCGTGGGCACGAGGAAGGTGCCATGCTCCTTCATCAGCTTGTAGCTTTCGGCATCCGAATAGGTGCCGTGTTCGATCGAATCGACGCCGGCGCGGATCGCGTGATCGATCGCCTGCTTGCCGTGCGCGTGCGCGGCGACCTTCATCCCCAGCTCGTGCGCGGTATCGACTACGGCCTTCATTTCGGCGTCGGTCATCGTCATGTGGTTGGGATCGTCACCGATCGACCCCACGCCGCCCGACGGCATGATCTTGATGACCGTCGCGCCGTCACGGCGATGCTGGCGCACCTTCACCACTGCGTCTTCGGGGCCGTCAATGATCGCAGCGTCGCGCCCCTCGATGGAAACGGCGGGGCTTAGGCCGTTCTGGCGATCGGAGTGGCCGCCGGTGGGGCCCATCGCCTGAAGCGCGGTCCAGTAGCGCGGGCCGACGATCTGCTTGGCGTTGATGGCGCGGATCACGGCAGGCGCGGAAATCCCGTCCGAGCCGAGATCGCGGACGGTGGTGAACCCTTCCTCGATCAGGCGTCGCGCGTTGGCGACGGCGGCGATCGTGGAGTCGCCGGTCGTCAGCGTGAAGCGGTTGAGCGGACGGCGATCGCCGTTCGACGAGATGTGATCGTGGCTTTCGATAAAGCCGGGCAGCACCGTCTTCGTCGAAAGATCGATCACCTCGGCCCCGGCCGGGGTGACGAAGCCGTTCTGCACACCCGTGACGCGATCGTCACGGATAAGGATTGAGACCTGCGTTTTGGGTGTCGCCGAAACGCCGTCGATCAGCTTGCCGGCGTGGATCACGACATCCTTGGCGGAGGCAGAGCCCCCGACAAAGACGCCACCGATCAGCGCGGCCACTGCACAGCCGCGTAAGATTCCAGACTTCATGGTGGATTACTCCCCGTGCGAATTAGCGGAACTTGGCCATGAACTGCACGCCGACGACGCGCGGTGCGGTGGTGACTGCGAAATTCGGTTTGACCACGTTGCCGTTATACCGCCACGGCAATTGGGTGGCGCTGGCCTGTCCGTTCGTCAGGCTGGTGAGGCCGATCGTATTGAACAGGTTGTTGGCGAACAGATAGATGCCCCAGCGGCCCTGATCCTTTTCCAGACCCAGTCGCGCGCCGACCGTGGCGAAGCCCGGCAGCGTATAGAGAGCGGCACCACCCGGCGTTCCGGCCGGACCGGTCGGATAGCGCGAGGCATAGAGCGGCAGGTTGTAGGTGGTCAGCGCGCTGCTGCGATAGCTGAGGTCGGCATGGTAAATGACCTCCAGATCGTCGCTCACCGGCGTGCTGTAATCCGCGCTGCCCTGCAGGGTCCATTTCGGCGAATAGGGGATCGCGTCGCCCGCCTTGCCGGCGCTGATCGTCGCGCAGCCCGTGGTGCCGGGGATGAACGGGATCGGGCATTGCGTGATGCCGTTCGGCAGGGCCTGGTCGCCCTTCAGCTTGGCATCGATATAGCTGCCCGAAAACTTCAGCGAGAGGCGATCGACCGGGTAGAAAGCGGTATCGAATTCGATGCCCTGGATCCGCGCCGGGCTGGAGCTGTTGGTGATGAACCCGAACGCGTTGTTGTAGCTCGCCGAGATCTGCATGTTGGTCCAGTCCATGCGGAACGCATCGACGTTCAGGACCACCTTGCGATCGAACCACGCCGTCTTCAGACCGGCTTCATAGTTCCAGACGGAGTCGGAGCTGTAGATCGCGGCATAGCTCGGCAGACCCAGCGTCTGGTTCACGCCGCCCGGGCGATAGCCCTGCGTCGCCGAGGCATAGAACATCACGTCGCGGGTGAACTTGTAGTTGGCGCTGAACTTCAGCAACGTGCCGTTTTCGTCACCCCCGGTGGTCAGCGGAGCCTGGCGGACGTTGCCCGCGATATAGCTCGGAATGATCACGGTCGACGTGGTGTTCTTCTTGTATTTGAAATAGCGCGCGCCTGCGGTCAGGCTCAGCTTGCTGGTCGCATCCCAGGTGCCTTCGGCGAAGCCCGCGAACTGCTCAAGCCGGTCGTCGATCGTGCGATCGAGACCAACATTGTCGACGCCAACGGTATAGACGCTGCCAGCCGGATACCCGATCGGATAAAGCTGGATGCCGGTCACCGGATCAGCCGGGCTCAGGATCGATCGCGTATAGTTCTTGCGATAGCTGTGATAGAAGCCGACCGTCCATTTGAAGGCGTTGCGATCGTCGGCGAGGCGGATTTCCTCGGTCGAGGTCTTGTTCGACTGCGGCTGATAGGTCGTGCTGTTGCCATAACCGTTTACCAGGGTCTGGTATCCGGCCCCGTCACAGGTCGTGCCCGTGACGAACCCGGCGGCGCAATCGCTCACGAAGTTGGCGTAGCCCGGGATACCGGTGCCAGGGGCGGTGCGGTTGGGAACCAGGCCGCCTGTTTTGTTAGCCGACTGATATTGCGCGAAATACGGCGTGTAATCAAACTTATACTGCAAAAGGCGATCGGTATAGGACCCGGCGACCGTCAGCGTCGCGAAATCCATGTCCCAGTTCATCGTGCCGGAGAACAGCTTCATCCGGTCTTCTTGCGGCTGCTGCATCAGCAGCGGCTGATCGAACTTCTTTCCGGTCAGCTGGTATTCCGTATAGTTCCAGCTCGTCCCCGCGCCCTTGCGGTTCTGATAGACGGCCATCAGGTCGATGGTGACGTTATCCGCCGGCTTGACCCGCACGGTCGCGCGGCCGCCATAGCTCTTGTTCGCATTGATGTTGCGCAGGCCGAGCAGGCTGTTGTCGATATAGCCAGACGTGCGATCGTAATATCCCGTCGCGCGAACGCCCAGCACCCCATCGATGATCGGCACGTTGACCATGCCGTTCACCTGCCGGCCCAGCGCGCCGTTGCTTTCCGCCGAGGTGTTCAGCTGCGCGTCGATCGCGCCTTCGTACCGATCCAGCTTGGGCTTGGTGAAGATGATGCGCATTGTGCCGCCCATCGAGCTGGCGCCGTAGAGCGTGCCCTGCGGGCCGCGCAGCACTTCGGCGCGCTCCACGTCGAACAGGCGCAGGCTCGGCTGCGTGCCGCCGGCGTCGTTCGAAACGCCGCCGGTGCCGCTCAACGGAACGTCGTCATAATAGATGCCGACGAGTGCCTCGCCCGTCGCATACAGGTTACGGATGATGACGCGGCTGCCGCCATTGGCGTTTTCGTTGATCTGAAGGCCGGGCGAGACGCGGCTCAGCGCCAGCGAGTCAGTGATGTTCTGCTTGGTCAGCGTTTCCGCGCTCACCGCCGAGATCGCGAGCGGCGTCTGCTGGATGCTCGTCGCGCGCTTCAGCGCGGTGACGACG
Protein-coding sequences here:
- a CDS encoding TonB-dependent receptor, translating into MIIRGTRRALATGIVVGASSLATSTALHAQTADLQPAPAQSAPAPSNDSEIVVTALKRATSIQQTPLAISAVSAETLTKQNITDSLALSRVSPGLQINENANGGSRVIIRNLYATGEALVGIYYDDVPLSGTGGVSNDAGGTQPSLRLFDVERAEVLRGPQGTLYGASSMGGTMRIIFTKPKLDRYEGAIDAQLNTSAESNGALGRQVNGMVNVPIIDGVLGVRATGYYDRTSGYIDNSLLGLRNINANKSYGGRATVRVKPADNVTIDLMAVYQNRKGAGTSWNYTEYQLTGKKFDQPLLMQQPQEDRMKLFSGTMNWDMDFATLTVAGSYTDRLLQYKFDYTPYFAQYQSANKTGGLVPNRTAPGTGIPGYANFVSDCAAGFVTGTTCDGAGYQTLVNGYGNSTTYQPQSNKTSTEEIRLADDRNAFKWTVGFYHSYRKNYTRSILSPADPVTGIQLYPIGYPAGSVYTVGVDNVGLDRTIDDRLEQFAGFAEGTWDATSKLSLTAGARYFKYKKNTTSTVIIPSYIAGNVRQAPLTTGGDENGTLLKFSANYKFTRDVMFYASATQGYRPGGVNQTLGLPSYAAIYSSDSVWNYEAGLKTAWFDRKVVLNVDAFRMDWTNMQISASYNNAFGFITNSSSPARIQGIEFDTAFYPVDRLSLKFSGSYIDAKLKGDQALPNGITQCPIPFIPGTTGCATISAGKAGDAIPYSPKWTLQGSADYSTPVSDDLEVIYHADLSYRSSALTTYNLPLYASRYPTGPAGTPGGAALYTLPGFATVGARLGLEKDQGRWGIYLFANNLFNTIGLTSLTNGQASATQLPWRYNGNVVKPNFAVTTAPRVVGVQFMAKFR